One Clostridium estertheticum DNA segment encodes these proteins:
- a CDS encoding DUF4397 domain-containing protein encodes MFYCPKNVYNPYSLYRVSPATSYFRILHASPKSPAVDVYINDILKFNNLAYASFTDYIEVITGDYNLKLYPAGTKTTPILNKNLFVPPEKIYTVAAIGLLPNIDVLPVPETKIIKPADMVYIKFAHLSPNAGPVDIVLPDGKILFKNISYKAFTDYIQIPAGTYTLEARPTGTKTTILYIPNVKLKSQRFYTVYAIGLLNGRPGLQALIPLDGSSYLEVRED; translated from the coding sequence ATGTTCTATTGTCCAAAAAATGTTTATAATCCTTATTCTCTATATCGTGTAAGCCCTGCGACTTCATATTTTAGAATTCTTCACGCTTCACCTAAATCACCAGCTGTTGATGTATATATTAATGATATATTGAAATTTAATAACCTTGCCTATGCCTCTTTTACAGATTATATAGAGGTTATCACTGGTGATTACAATTTAAAACTCTATCCAGCGGGTACTAAAACTACCCCAATACTTAATAAAAACCTTTTTGTTCCACCTGAAAAAATTTATACTGTTGCAGCTATAGGTTTATTGCCTAACATTGATGTACTCCCTGTTCCTGAAACTAAAATTATAAAACCTGCTGATATGGTATATATTAAATTTGCTCATTTATCACCTAATGCTGGCCCTGTAGATATTGTATTACCAGATGGTAAGATTCTATTTAAAAATATTAGTTACAAAGCATTTACTGATTATATACAAATTCCTGCGGGCACCTATACTTTAGAAGCTAGACCTACTGGCACCAAAACTACAATTTTATACATTCCTAATGTAAAACTAAAATCTCAACGTTTTTACACCGTTTATGCTATAGGCCTACTCAATGGTCGACCAGGCCTTCAAGCACTAATTCCTCTTGATGGTAGTTCTTATTTAGAAGTACGCGAAGACTAG